A part of Cannabis sativa cultivar Pink pepper isolate KNU-18-1 chromosome 6, ASM2916894v1, whole genome shotgun sequence genomic DNA contains:
- the LOC133039400 gene encoding uncharacterized protein LOC133039400: MQARIEQQEEEIRRLRQRDAPVEFPSQPPAAVPAALAVPAEQHVAGNRMEQLYERFRKQAPPVFLGGPDVLKAEQWLTVIERILNFMGVVGNDRVACATFQFQEDALIWWEMISLTKDVARMTWEEFRELFNAKYYNEAVHSAKRKEFVELVQGEGMSVTEYTTKFDRLAKLASGIVPTDFSKKEKYLAGLNAKIKHDLVITTNDTITYAEMVDKALRAEGAVKFLHETREPPIAGGVITTPSSGPGKESGDSTFEQKKRTFPSSGSSGQSKRFRGNQNKGGRQTYSYPECPRCKKHHPGTCNWRAYFQCGSVGHLKKDCPQLKKEEPKPEVKPAPAPARKMVTFEPENEEPFVFVGSIQGSRVPRISALKARDLLRSGCVGFLAVVVDSSKPVLLGPEEVKVVKEFLDVFPEELPGLPPQREIDFVIDLIPGAEPVSKAPYRMAPAELKELKIQLQGMLDLGFTRPSVSPWGAPVLFVKKKDGTLRMCIDYRELNKLTIKNKYPLPRIDDLFDQLQGKTVFSKIDLRSGYHQLRIREEDIPKTAFRTRYGHYEFLVMSFGLTNAPAAFMDLMNRVFKDFLDNFVIVLFDDILVYSRSKAEHEQHLRMVLQRLRDHKLYAKFKKCESWLSQVSFLGHIVGKDGIMVDPGKIEAVKNWPRPKTITEIRSFLGLAGYYRRFVEGFSKIAMPLSELTRKN; the protein is encoded by the exons atgcaagctagAATTGAACAGCAAGAAGAGGAGATACGGCGACTTAGGCAACGGGATGCTCCTGTTGAGTTTCCCTCGCAACCGCCTGCTGCGGTTCCTGCAGCCCTTGCGGTGCCAGCTGAGCAACATGTTGCTGGTAACCGTATGGAGCAATTATATGAGAGATTTagaaagcaagcacctccagtattcctgggaggtcctgatgttcTTAAAGCTGAACAGTGGTTGACTGTTATTGAAAGAATACTGAACTTCATGGGAGTGGTCGGAAATGACAGAGTGGCATGTGCCACATTTCAATTTCAGGAAGATGCATTGATTTGGTGGGAAATGATATCCCTTACAAAGGATGTTGCCAGAATGACCTGGGAGGAATTCCGGGAATTGTTCAATgctaaatactataatgaggcagtccacagtgcaaagcggaaagaatTTGTTGAGCTGGTACAAGGAGAGGGAATGTCTGTGACTGAATACACAACcaagtttgatcgcttggctaagttagcctctgGAATTGTACCAACGGATTTtagtaagaaggagaagtacttgGCTGGATTGAACGCCAAGATTAAACATGACCTGGTTATTACAACGAATGATACCATAACTTACGCGGAAATGGTTGATAAGGCTCTTCGAGCCGAAGGAGCAGTAAAATTTTTGCATGAAACCCGAGAGCCTCCTATTGCTGGTGGGGTTATTACTACCCCTAGTTCTGGTCCTGGAAAAGAAAGTGGAGATTCCACTTTTGAACAAAAGAAAAGAACTTTTCCATCTTCGGGAAGTTCAGGACAAAGTAAAAGGTTTCGAGGAAACCAGAACAAAGGAGGACGTCAGACTTACtcctatcctgagtgcccgcgtTGCAAGAAGCATCACCCCGGGACCTGTAACTGGAGAGCCTACTTTCAGTGTGGTTCGGTGGGACATCTTAAGAAAGACTGTCCTCAgttgaagaaagaggaaccAAAGCCTGAGGTCAAACCTGCGCCTGCACCTGCTCGT AAAATGGTAACTTTTGAACCGGAGAATGAGGAACCATTTGTCTTTGTTGGTTCGATACAAGGTTCTCGTGTTCCAAGAATCTCAGCATtgaaagctagggatttactacgCAGTGGATGTGTTGGATTCCTGGCAGTTGTAGTGGATTCCAGTAAACCTGTGTTACTCGGACCTGAAGAGGTTAAAGTGGTTAAGGAATTCCTGGATGTATTTCCTGAGGAATTAcctgggttaccacctcagcgagagaTAGATTTTGTCATCGATTTAATTCCTGGAGCAGAACCTGTGTCAAAGGCACCCTATCGAATGGCACCTGCTGAATTAAAAGAACTGAAGATACAACTCcaagggatgttggatctagggttcactcggcctagtgtgtcaccttggggagccccagttctatttgtgaagaagaaagatggaactcttcgaatgtgtatcgattatcgggagctgaataagttaaccattaagaataaatatccccTGCCTAGAATTgacgatttgtttgatcaacttcagggcaaaacggtattctctaagattgacttgaggtctggatatcatcaattgagaattcgagaagaggatattccgaagacagctttccgaaccaggtatggtcattacgagttcctggttatgtcttttgggttaacaaatgcaccggcagcctttatggatctcatgaatagggtattcaaagatttcctcgataattttgtaattgtattattCGACgatattcttgtgtactctcggtcaaaagcagaacatgagcaacatcttcgaatggttctgcagcgacttagagatcataaactctatgcaaagttcaaaaagtgtgagtctTGGCTGTCACAAGTGTCCTTTTTGGGACATATTGTTGGGAAAGACGGGATTATGGTAGATCCGGGAAAGATTGAGGCGGTGAAAAATTGGCCTAGACCtaaaacaatcactgaaattcgaagttttctcggtttagcgggtTATTATCGACGTTTTGTGGAAGGTTTTTCCAAGATTGCAATGCCGTTATCCGAGTTAACTAGGAAGAACTAG